A genomic stretch from Megalobrama amblycephala isolate DHTTF-2021 linkage group LG22, ASM1881202v1, whole genome shotgun sequence includes:
- the nog2 gene encoding noggin-2 — protein MGSITRALPLLLLLLCAHGNAAQPYLRLRPSPSEHLPVPDLIEEPDPEYDPREQDLSERTLRKKLGSHFDPNFMSIHLPAQLNASAPPELPRLPMPAELKKLDLTETPYGRRVKVGKKARRKFLQWLWMYTHCPVLYTWKDLGARFWPRYIKEGNCFGERSCSFPEGMSCKPVKSVTKTFLRFYCQGFLRQKYCTWIPVQYPIISECKCSC, from the coding sequence ATGGGCAGCATCACCCGCGCGCTGCCGCTGCTACTGCTGCTCCTGTGCGCGCACGGCAACGCGGCCCAGCCTTACCTGCGCCTGAGGCCCTCGCCCAGCGAGCATCTGCCCGTCCCGGACCTCATCGAGGAGCCCGACCCGGAGTACGACCCGCGCGAGCAGGACCTCTCGGAGAGGACGCTGCGCAAGAAACTGGGCAGCCACTTCGACCCCAACTTCATGTCCATCCACCTGCCCGCGCAGCTGAACGCCAGCGCGCCGCCGGAGCTGCCGCGCCTGCCAATGCCAGCCGAGCTCAAGAAGCTGGACCTGACGGAGACTCCGTACGGCCGGCGCGTCAAGGTGGGCAAGAAGGCGCGGCGGAAGTTCCTGCAGTGGCTGTGGATGTACACGCACTGCCCGGTGTTGTACACTTGGAAGGACCTGGGCGCGCGCTTCTGGCCGCGCTACATCAAGGAAGGGAACTGCTTCGGCGAGCGCTCGTGCTCCTTCCCCGAGGGCATGTCCTGCAAGCCGGTCAAGTCGGTGACCAAGACCTTCCTGCGGTTTTACTGCCAGGGCTTCCTGCGGCAGAAGTACTGCACGTGGATCCCGGTGCAGTACCCGATCATCTCCGAGTGCAAGTGCTCCTGCTGA